The genomic interval CGTCAGCTATAACAGGGCGCAATGGACGAGTGCTCTGGTTCTCGGCGCGACGACGGCGCTGATGACCATGAGCTTCTTTGCGGCGATCGAGCGCATTCCGCTCGGTCTTGCCGTGGCGATCGATTTTCTCGGTCCGCTTTCCGTTGCGACCATCGGCTACGGTCTCAGCCGGCGTCTTGTCTGGCCCCTCATTGCGGCACTTGGTGTTCTGGCCCTCGCTCATGACGGTGACGGCTGGGTCGGCGATGTCGCGGGTATTCTCTTTGCGCTCGGCGCGGGAACCGGCTGGGCGATCTATATCGTGCTGACCAAAAAGATCGGTGCGAGTTTCAAGGGGCTGGAAGGGCTGTCCATGTCGCTGGTGGTCGCCGCTCTTGTCGCGACACCCTTCGGCTTCGTCGGCGCCGTGCCGAAGCTCGATGCCTACGGCCTGATTGAAATGGCGGGTCTTGCCGTTCTCGTGCCGCTGTTGCCCTACACGCTTGAGCTGATTGCCTTGCGGCGCATGCCGACAGCCTCCTTCGGCATTCTCATGAGCCTCGAACCGGCCATCGCGGCCATCGCAGGTTTTGTCATTCTGGTCCAGCCGATGACATTGCTGCAGATGGCTGGAACTGCCCTGGTCGTTGCCGCAAGCGCGGGTGCGACCTTTTCCGCAAGGCAGTGATCAGCCGGCTTTTTTCGCCGGGTCGTCGAGAGCTGGATTATAGAACAGCGACAGCGTCAGGCTTTTGGCGATGCGTTCGGCGGTCGCCATGAACCAGGCCTTGGCCTCCGGCGACGGGGCGACATCGTCGAGCGTTGCGGCAAACAGCAACAGCCACTTTGGAAAGAGATCCGACGTCAGGTTTGCCACACCGGTATGCGCCTGCACCGGCTTGCCGCCATAGGCGCCGCTGCGGAAGGCGACGGCCGACCAGAAGCTCTTCATCTTCTGCATATGCTCCGGCCAGCGGCCGGAGAGCTTGGCGTCGAAGACGGGGCCGAGATCGGGGTGCTGAAGCACGCGCCCGTAGAAAGTCTCCACCAGCCTGTCTATGAAGGCCTCGTCGACGCCCATCGCCCGCATCTCTGCCTCCGCCCTTTCGCGGATCGCCGCGACATGGGCAGGGCGACCCTGAATGTCATTGTCCATCATAAACCCCGGCGCCGCAGGATGCGGCAGCCCCCATATAGGCCTTTACGGCCGCGAACCAAAGCCGCTTGCGGCAATCTGTCAACGGTTAGCGCCCGGCCACTTGACCACCATCGCCGCGCTCTCTAGATTTAGAATAATTCTAAATTATTGGAGAAGTTCATGCTGGCGCGGTTTTTCAGGTCGCCGAAACGATCTTTTGAGTCACTCTCCGAGCAGGAGATTCTCGCCCTTGCGATTGCCTCCGAGGAAGACGACGCCCGCATCTATCTGGCCTATGCCGATAGGCTGCGCCCTGAGTTTCCGGCTTCGGCCAAGGTCTTCGAGGATATGGCCGAGGTCGAGGACACGCACCGCAAATCGCTGTTCGAAATCCACCGCCAGCGTTTCGGCGAGCGTATCCCGCTGATCCGGCGCGAGCATGTGCAGGGCTTTTACGAGCGCAAGCCGGACTGGCTGAGAGCCAACCTGTCACTCGATGCGATGCGGCAGGAGACTGAGGCGATGGAGGAGCAGGCCTATCGTTTTTATGTCGAGGCGGCAAAGCGCACCACCGACGCCTCGACGCGTGAGCTTCTCGGCGACCTCGCACTCGCCGAACAAGGGCACGAAGACATCGCCCGCATGCTTGGCGACAAACATACGCCTGAGGATATCAGGCACGACGAGGACGAGACCGCGCACCGGCAATTCGTGCTGACCTATGTGCAGCCGGGCCTTGCCGGCTTGATGGACGGCTCTGTCTCGACGCTGGCGCCGATCTTTGCCGCCGCCTTCGCAACCCAGGATACATGGCAGACCTTCCTCGTCGGTCTTTCCGCCTCCGTCGGCGCCGGCATCTCGATGGGCTTCACCGAGGCCGCCCATGACGACGGCAAGATCTCCGGCCGGGGCTCGCCGATCAAACGTGGCCTTGCCTGCGGCATCATGACGGCGCTCGGCGGCCTTGGCCATGCGCTGCCCTATCTGATCCCTCATTTCTGGACGGCGACGATCACCGCCGCCATCATCGTCTTCTTCGAACTCTGGGCAATCGCCTTCATCCAGAACCGCTACATGGAAACCCCCTTCCTGCGCGCCGCCTTCCAGGTGGTGCTCGGCGGCGGCCTGGTCCTCGGCGCCGGCATCCTGATCGGGAATGGGTGAGGAGCGGTCGGCGAATCCGAGCAATCGATCCAGTGAATCGATTGCAGCGACGAACGCCCTGAGCCAAAGCGAAGGGCCGGGAGACGGTGCGGCATACAACGGATTACACACGGCACAGCGAGCAGCCCTCCTCGTCGCGCGGGCCTTGCCCTTAACTCACGCCCAAAGCGCGAACGTATCGAGCGTAAGCTAACGGCGGCAGCCATCTTCCCAAAAGCAAAAGGCCGGCAAAATCGCCGGCCTTTCCCCCCGCATCATCCCCCTTGAAGTCCTTAACGCAACGCGCCAACCAGGACGTCGCGGCCGTTCTCGATGGTGACCCAGCGGCCGGCATTGTAGCTCGACTGGCGCTTGACGAAGGAATATGGCGTCGCAAACCACGGCTTGACGTCGGCGGCGAGATTGTCGAGCACAAAATCGCCCTCGGCGGTGCGCAGCGTCAAGACGGCATGGCCTTCACCGTCAGGCTTGCGCACGACGGTCATCAGCAGGTCGGCGGCCGAAAAGCCGCGCTGGATCAGCATGCGGCGCTTCAAGAGCGCGAAATCCTCGCAGTCGCCGGCGGTGGTCGGATAGGCCCAGACCTCGTCCTTGCCGTAGATTTCCTTATCGGTCATCGGCGTAATCGTGCGATTGACCGTGGCATTGAGCGAACGGACGAGCGACCATTTGGCCGGGGTCATCTCGGCCGGTCCAGCATTGCGGTTTGCGCCGCATTCACTGCTGTGGATCTGACAGAAATCGTAATGACCGATCGGTTGGGAGGTGGCGTTGCCTGTTACCATGGAAGCATTTCTGCTTGGAGCTGGGATGGCGGCAGTCGCCATCACAAACACGGCCATCATGGCCACAAAGATACCTTTGATCCGCACGCCCGCTCTTTCCTCGATCGCCCCTAATTATTAACAAATTGTTAATGGAGACGGCCGAGAAGAGTCAATCGTTACTTCTTGGGAGAGCCTTGCGACGCGCCAACATGGTTAAAATGCAACGGGTTGGCGGCTTGCGTTAGGGGATTTTCTCGGTCGGTGCTGTTCAAATGGGCATCTGCATATTTGTTGATGAACGAATGATGCCTTTGACGGCGCTGAGGAGAAGGGCGATATCGCCCGGGCGGGAAAGGCGGTGGTCGCCATCGCGGATGAAGGTCAGCACCACGTCGTCGGCGGGAAGGTGCTCCAGAAGCTTCATCGCGTGCGCATGCGGCACGTCGGGATCTTTCATGCCCTGGAGGATATGCACTGGGCAGCCCGTCTCGATCATGCCGTCGAGCACCCGGTTTTTGCGCCCGTCCTCGATCAGTGCCTGTGTATAGACGTTCGGTTCCGGGCTGTATTGCGAGCGCTCTTCGAAGTAGCCGCGTTCGGCCAGCGACTTGCGTTCCTTGGCCTTGAGATTGGGTTCGATCAGTTCGGAGGTGAAATCGGGCGCCGGGGCGATCAGGACCATGCCGGCGAGCTTCGGGCCGCCCTGTCGCGCAAGTTCCTGCGCCAGGCGGAGCGCAATCCAGCCCCCCATCGAGGAGCCGACGAGAATGATACGCTCGGGCGCGACATGGCGGATGACGGCAAGGGCCTCCTCCAGCCAGCGCGAGATGGTTCCGTCGTGGAAGCTGCCGCCGGAAAGCCCATGGCCGGAATAGTCGAAGCGGATACAGGCGACGCCGAGTTCGGCCGCCAAACCGTCAAGCTCCACTGCTTTTGTGCCGCTCATGTCGGAACGGTAGCCGGATAACCAGACGAGCGCCGGTGCGTCGTTGCCGGGCTGCGCCGGGCGGACGATGAGGGCGACCTCGCGCGCCGCTTCGCCCTCGCCGACCGTCAGGAATTGCGGCGCGGGATTGAGCATCTGATCGGACATCGGTCAACTCCTGTTGTTTTGGCCTATAAAACAGATTCTTGGCAGGCTGACAGCAGGTGATTTTTCCGCTAAAGGATGATATTGACTCCGTTGCAGCGATGACGAGATAAGTTTGCGCACCCTGACCGGGAGCGCGCGGCTGCAACGTTCCGAAACAACGCGAGGAGAATACGACCATTCGCAGACCTTTTAAGACCGATGCGCCCGTGAAGGACGGACCGCGCTCGAATCGTGAAATCCGCATTCCCAAAGTTCAGCTGATCGCGGCTGACGGACAGAATATGGGCATCGTGCCCACCGACCAGGCCTTGAGAATGGCAGAAGAAGCCGGCCTCGATCTTGTCGAAATTTCCCCTAATGCCGAACCGCCGGTGTGCAAGATCCTCGATCTGGGCAAGCTGAAATACGCCAACCAGAAGAAGGCTGCCGAGGCGCGCAAGAAGCAGAAGATTGTCGAAGTCAAAGAAATCAAGATGCGCCCGAACATCGACACTCATGATTATGAGGTGAAGATGAAGGCGATGGGCCGCTTCTTCGACGAGGGTGACAAGGTCAAGGTGACCCTGAAGTTCCGCGGCCGCGAAATGGCTCACCAGGAACTCGGCATGAAGCTTCTGCAGCAGGTCAAGGCCGATACGACCGAAATCGCCAAGGTGGAGGCCGAGCCCAAGCTCGAAGGCCGTCAGATGATGATGGTGCTGGCGCCGAAGTAAGCGCCAGACACTTTTTCGCCCAAGGCCGTCCGCAAGGGCGGCTTTTGTGCTTTCGGCTTTGTTTTATGCATGTCTGCGGTCCCGGAACCGCTGCGCACGGCCGGTCGACATGCATGGCCGAAGATTCCTCCGCAGCCCCGTTGCACTTTCATGACGCTGCGGTTATAAGCGCGCGTCCGAACTGACCGGCAGGGCATGCCGTGGCAGTTTCGAATGCTTGCGGGACGGTTCGTCGCCGATCCCGCAGATCAACAACAAACGCTCCCGCACCTTGTTGCGACGACCGGAGAACCGGACTTCGCAAGGAGGGCTTTTTGATGAAGCGCGCAGGGAGGACAGAAGGAGTAGCAAAATGCCCAAGATGAAGACGAAGTCCGCTGCCAAGAAGCGGTTCAAGATCACCGCGTCAGGCAAGGTCAAGGCGGCTGCCGCTGGCAAGCGCCATGGCATGATCAAGCGCACGAACAAGTTCATTCGCGATGCCCGCGGCACGATGGTTCTCGCAGAACCCGATGGCCGCAAGGTCGTGAAGAACTATCTGCCGAACGGTCTCTGAGACTATTCCGGTAACGCGTTAGATTAAGGAGATCATGAAATGGCACGTGTAAAAAGAGGCGTCGCTGCCCACGCCAAGCACAAGAAG from Rhizobium lentis carries:
- a CDS encoding EamA family transporter, which produces MEEKANAGAGTLTAEASTAFGGVAAGGLLCLLSMSSIQFGAALSSSAITTYGPAGASWLRLAFAAIILAVVVRPRIVSYNRAQWTSALVLGATTALMTMSFFAAIERIPLGLAVAIDFLGPLSVATIGYGLSRRLVWPLIAALGVLALAHDGDGWVGDVAGILFALGAGTGWAIYIVLTKKIGASFKGLEGLSMSLVVAALVATPFGFVGAVPKLDAYGLIEMAGLAVLVPLLPYTLELIALRRMPTASFGILMSLEPAIAAIAGFVILVQPMTLLQMAGTALVVAASAGATFSARQ
- a CDS encoding group III truncated hemoglobin, which produces MDNDIQGRPAHVAAIRERAEAEMRAMGVDEAFIDRLVETFYGRVLQHPDLGPVFDAKLSGRWPEHMQKMKSFWSAVAFRSGAYGGKPVQAHTGVANLTSDLFPKWLLLFAATLDDVAPSPEAKAWFMATAERIAKSLTLSLFYNPALDDPAKKAG
- the mbfA gene encoding iron exporter MbfA; the encoded protein is MLARFFRSPKRSFESLSEQEILALAIASEEDDARIYLAYADRLRPEFPASAKVFEDMAEVEDTHRKSLFEIHRQRFGERIPLIRREHVQGFYERKPDWLRANLSLDAMRQETEAMEEQAYRFYVEAAKRTTDASTRELLGDLALAEQGHEDIARMLGDKHTPEDIRHDEDETAHRQFVLTYVQPGLAGLMDGSVSTLAPIFAAAFATQDTWQTFLVGLSASVGAGISMGFTEAAHDDGKISGRGSPIKRGLACGIMTALGGLGHALPYLIPHFWTATITAAIIVFFELWAIAFIQNRYMETPFLRAAFQVVLGGGLVLGAGILIGNG
- a CDS encoding transglutaminase-like cysteine peptidase, producing MRIKGIFVAMMAVFVMATAAIPAPSRNASMVTGNATSQPIGHYDFCQIHSSECGANRNAGPAEMTPAKWSLVRSLNATVNRTITPMTDKEIYGKDEVWAYPTTAGDCEDFALLKRRMLIQRGFSAADLLMTVVRKPDGEGHAVLTLRTAEGDFVLDNLAADVKPWFATPYSFVKRQSSYNAGRWVTIENGRDVLVGALR
- a CDS encoding alpha/beta hydrolase; the protein is MSDQMLNPAPQFLTVGEGEAAREVALIVRPAQPGNDAPALVWLSGYRSDMSGTKAVELDGLAAELGVACIRFDYSGHGLSGGSFHDGTISRWLEEALAVIRHVAPERIILVGSSMGGWIALRLAQELARQGGPKLAGMVLIAPAPDFTSELIEPNLKAKERKSLAERGYFEERSQYSPEPNVYTQALIEDGRKNRVLDGMIETGCPVHILQGMKDPDVPHAHAMKLLEHLPADDVVLTFIRDGDHRLSRPGDIALLLSAVKGIIRSSTNMQMPI
- the infC gene encoding translation initiation factor IF-3, with translation MRRPFKTDAPVKDGPRSNREIRIPKVQLIAADGQNMGIVPTDQALRMAEEAGLDLVEISPNAEPPVCKILDLGKLKYANQKKAAEARKKQKIVEVKEIKMRPNIDTHDYEVKMKAMGRFFDEGDKVKVTLKFRGREMAHQELGMKLLQQVKADTTEIAKVEAEPKLEGRQMMMVLAPK
- the rpmI gene encoding 50S ribosomal protein L35; translated protein: MPKMKTKSAAKKRFKITASGKVKAAAAGKRHGMIKRTNKFIRDARGTMVLAEPDGRKVVKNYLPNGL